In Mixta intestinalis, the following are encoded in one genomic region:
- the hemW gene encoding radical SAM family heme chaperone HemW yields MANLPPLSLYIHIPWCVQKCPYCDFNSHALKGDVPHEEYVNHLLTDLDRDLPLTSGREVKTLFIGGGTPSLLSSRAMQQLLDGVRTRLPLAADAEITMEANPGTVEADRFSAYQVAGVNRISIGVQSFSPQKLERLGRIHGPEEAKRAAQLAAGLGLRSFNLDLMHGLPDQSLTEALDDLRQAIALNPPHLSWYQLTIEPNTLFASRPPRLPDDDALWDIFEQGHQLLTAAGYQQYETSAYAKPGYRCEHNLNYWRFGDYLGIGCGAHGKLTQPDGRIVRTVKTRHPRGFMAGNYLDRQYEVADDEKPFEFFMNRFRLLEPAPRADFSRYTGLSENVIRAQLDSALESGYLTETVEYWQVTEKGKLFLNSLLELFLAE; encoded by the coding sequence ATGGCTAACCTTCCGCCGCTCAGCCTTTATATTCATATTCCGTGGTGCGTACAGAAATGTCCCTACTGCGATTTCAATTCGCATGCGCTGAAAGGCGACGTGCCGCATGAGGAGTACGTTAATCACCTGTTGACCGATCTGGATCGCGATCTGCCGCTGACCAGCGGACGCGAGGTGAAAACTCTCTTTATCGGCGGCGGCACGCCCAGTCTGTTGAGCAGCCGTGCTATGCAGCAATTGCTGGACGGCGTGCGTACACGCCTGCCGCTGGCTGCCGATGCGGAGATCACCATGGAGGCGAACCCCGGCACGGTGGAGGCCGATCGCTTTAGCGCCTATCAGGTGGCAGGTGTTAACCGCATATCTATTGGTGTCCAGAGCTTCAGCCCACAAAAACTGGAGCGCCTTGGTCGCATTCACGGCCCGGAAGAAGCGAAGCGCGCCGCGCAGCTGGCCGCCGGGCTGGGCCTGCGTAGTTTTAATCTCGATTTAATGCACGGCCTGCCCGATCAGTCGCTGACGGAAGCGCTGGACGATCTGCGCCAGGCGATTGCGCTCAATCCGCCGCATCTCTCCTGGTATCAGCTGACTATCGAGCCGAATACGCTGTTTGCCTCACGTCCGCCACGGCTGCCGGACGATGATGCGCTGTGGGATATTTTCGAACAGGGCCATCAACTGTTGACCGCGGCAGGCTACCAGCAGTATGAAACCTCCGCCTATGCAAAGCCTGGCTATCGCTGCGAACATAACCTGAACTACTGGCGCTTCGGGGATTATCTCGGCATTGGCTGCGGCGCTCACGGTAAGCTGACCCAGCCGGATGGACGCATCGTGCGCACGGTGAAAACACGTCATCCACGCGGTTTTATGGCAGGTAACTACCTGGACAGGCAGTATGAGGTAGCGGATGACGAGAAGCCTTTCGAATTCTTTATGAACCGCTTTCGCCTGCTCGAACCGGCCCCACGCGCTGATTTCAGCCGCTATACCGGCCTGAGTGAAAACGTGATCCGTGCGCAGCTGGATAGCGCGCTGGAGAGCGGTTACCTGACGGAAACGGTGGAATACTGGCAGGTGACGGAGAAAGGTAAGCTGTTCCTTAATTCGCTGCTGGAACTGTTCCTCGCAGAATAA
- a CDS encoding DUF2884 domain-containing protein has translation MMRKALTGALLLAAMQVHAAWECPVKPQDDIVITPQSVQIVGASGNLTISPLGDIQFNGKQVEPDNATRQKALDYQTALRRDLPWIDQGAMQRLEKGRVALDNIVVEKLGSDSNVRNRLTTLDSQLKQQMNRVIEHRSDGLTFHHQAIDQVRADSERLVRSSLGGVVQDSLNEMGMKQAGQGGNPLQAVMGNLGGLQQSIQAEWRSQEQDFQNFGREVCSRVTTLETQRKGLLAGLK, from the coding sequence ATGATGCGTAAAGCGCTAACGGGCGCACTTTTACTGGCGGCGATGCAGGTGCACGCGGCCTGGGAGTGTCCGGTAAAACCGCAGGATGATATCGTCATCACGCCGCAGTCGGTTCAGATAGTCGGTGCCAGCGGTAATCTTACTATCTCGCCGCTGGGCGATATCCAGTTCAATGGTAAGCAGGTAGAGCCAGATAACGCAACGCGTCAGAAAGCGCTTGATTACCAGACTGCGCTGCGTCGCGATCTGCCGTGGATCGATCAGGGCGCAATGCAGCGTCTGGAAAAAGGCCGCGTCGCGCTGGATAACATCGTGGTGGAGAAACTCGGTAGCGACAGCAACGTGCGTAATCGACTGACGACGCTGGATAGCCAGCTGAAGCAGCAGATGAATCGCGTTATCGAACATCGCAGCGATGGTTTAACCTTCCATCACCAGGCCATCGATCAGGTGCGTGCGGATAGCGAGCGTCTGGTACGCAGTAGCCTGGGCGGTGTGGTGCAGGACAGTCTGAATGAGATGGGTATGAAGCAGGCCGGGCAGGGTGGTAATCCTTTGCAGGCAGTGATGGGTAATCTTGGTGGGCTGCAACAGTCGATTCAGGCCGAATGGCGCAGCCAGGAGCAGGATTTCCAGAACTTTGGTCGTGAGGTATGCAGTCGCGTCACTACGCTGGAAACCCAGCGCAAAGGGCTGCTGGCTGGGCTGAAGTAA
- a CDS encoding YggL family protein gives MATQRSRRLRKKLHIDEFQELGFSVAWTFPQGTSPEEIDATVDAFINEVIEPNGLAFDGSGYLQWEGLICLQKIGKCTDDHRELVRQWLEARQMESVTVTELFDIWWD, from the coding sequence ATGGCAACACAGCGTAGCCGCCGTTTACGTAAAAAACTGCATATTGATGAATTTCAGGAGCTGGGTTTTTCCGTTGCCTGGACTTTTCCGCAGGGAACGTCGCCAGAAGAGATTGACGCTACCGTAGACGCCTTTATCAACGAGGTGATTGAACCTAACGGGCTGGCGTTCGACGGCAGCGGTTATTTGCAGTGGGAAGGATTGATTTGCCTGCAAAAGATTGGCAAATGCACCGATGATCATCGCGAGCTGGTGCGTCAGTGGCTGGAAGCGCGTCAGATGGAGAGCGTGACGGTCACAGAACTCTTTGATATCTGGTGGGACTAA
- the rsmE gene encoding 16S rRNA (uracil(1498)-N(3))-methyltransferase codes for MRKPRIYHPETLTVGQEIALSEDAAGHVGRVLRMSSGQALELFDGSNLVFDAEISRVDKRNVTVKILQSRAESRESPLHLHLGQVMSRGEKMEFTIQKSIELGVNVITPLFSERCGVKLDAERQAKKIQQWRKIAVGACEQCGRNVVPEIREAMTLEAWCTEQDSALKLNLHPRAQQSINTLPQPVERVRLLIGPEGGLSAEEIAMTGRHGFTDILLGPRVLRTETTALTVITALQVRFGDLG; via the coding sequence ATGCGAAAACCCCGCATTTATCATCCCGAAACCTTAACGGTCGGCCAGGAGATCGCGCTGAGCGAAGACGCCGCTGGTCACGTTGGGCGCGTACTGCGCATGAGCAGCGGCCAGGCGCTGGAATTGTTCGATGGCAGTAATCTGGTTTTTGATGCTGAGATTTCACGCGTCGATAAGCGCAATGTAACGGTTAAAATTCTGCAAAGCCGCGCCGAAAGCCGCGAATCACCGCTACATCTGCACCTCGGCCAGGTTATGTCGCGCGGTGAAAAAATGGAATTTACTATCCAAAAATCGATTGAGCTGGGCGTAAATGTTATTACCCCCTTGTTTTCTGAACGCTGCGGCGTAAAGCTGGACGCGGAACGGCAGGCAAAAAAGATTCAGCAATGGCGCAAAATCGCCGTTGGCGCCTGCGAACAGTGCGGGCGCAATGTGGTGCCGGAGATTCGCGAAGCGATGACGCTGGAAGCCTGGTGCACTGAGCAAGATAGCGCGCTAAAGCTGAACCTGCACCCGCGTGCGCAGCAGAGCATCAATACGCTGCCACAGCCGGTAGAGCGGGTTCGTCTGCTGATTGGCCCGGAAGGCGGGCTGTCGGCTGAAGAGATCGCGATGACCGGACGCCACGGTTTTACTGATATCCTGCTGGGCCCGCGCGTGTTACGCACTGAAACCACCGCGTTAACCGTAATTACCGCGCTTCAGGTCAGGTTTGGCGATCTGGGTTAA
- a CDS encoding YqgE/AlgH family protein, whose translation MNLQHHFLIAMPALQDPLFKRSVVYICEHNPEGAMGIIINKPIDNLTIEGILTKLKITPSPRDPHIKLDKPVFSGGPLAEDRGFILHSAQRLFTSSIRISDTTVITTSRDVLESIGTSEQPDQVLIALGYCAWEKDQLEGELLENAWLTTPANSNILFHTPIAERWREAAKSIGVDIHNMTSEAGHA comes from the coding sequence ATGAATTTACAGCACCATTTTTTGATTGCGATGCCCGCTCTTCAGGATCCGCTCTTTAAACGATCGGTGGTCTATATCTGCGAGCATAATCCGGAGGGCGCGATGGGGATTATCATCAATAAACCGATTGATAACCTGACGATTGAAGGCATCCTGACTAAATTAAAAATCACGCCTTCGCCGCGCGATCCGCATATCAAACTGGACAAGCCGGTGTTTTCCGGCGGCCCGCTGGCGGAGGATCGCGGCTTTATTCTGCATTCCGCCCAGCGTTTGTTTACCTCCAGCATCCGCATTTCTGATACCACGGTGATTACTACCTCACGCGATGTGCTGGAATCGATTGGCACCTCAGAGCAGCCGGATCAGGTGCTGATAGCCCTGGGCTACTGCGCCTGGGAAAAAGATCAGCTGGAAGGCGAACTGTTGGAAAACGCCTGGCTGACCACTCCCGCCAACAGCAATATCCTGTTCCATACGCCGATAGCCGAACGCTGGCGTGAAGCGGCGAAAAGCATTGGCGTAGATATCCATAACATGACCAGCGAAGCAGGACACGCCTGA
- the endA gene encoding deoxyribonuclease I codes for MSRKFLFSVAFSALLAPLASHSMSVKTYHQNNFQQAKIVSAQINADAPGSFYCGCKITWQEKKGIPDLASCGYQVRKNANRANRIEWEHVVPAWQFGHQRQCWQEGGRKNCSKDEGYRQIESDLHNLQPAIGEVNGDRGNFLFSQWNGNEHQYGQCEMKIDFKNKLAEPPARARGAIARTYFYMRDRYQLRLSRQQTQLMEVWNKQYPVSAWECERDNRIAKIQGNHNPWVQRACQR; via the coding sequence ATGTCTCGCAAATTTCTCTTTAGCGTCGCTTTTAGCGCCCTGCTTGCTCCGCTGGCCTCTCACAGCATGAGCGTCAAAACGTACCATCAAAATAATTTTCAGCAGGCGAAAATCGTCTCCGCCCAGATTAACGCCGATGCGCCGGGCTCCTTTTACTGCGGTTGTAAAATTACCTGGCAGGAAAAAAAGGGCATTCCCGATCTCGCTTCCTGCGGCTATCAGGTGCGTAAAAACGCTAACCGCGCAAACCGTATTGAATGGGAGCATGTGGTTCCCGCCTGGCAGTTTGGTCACCAGCGCCAGTGCTGGCAGGAAGGCGGACGTAAAAATTGCAGTAAGGATGAAGGCTATCGCCAGATAGAATCCGATCTGCATAACCTGCAACCGGCCATTGGTGAAGTAAATGGCGATCGCGGTAACTTCCTGTTCAGCCAGTGGAACGGTAACGAGCATCAGTACGGTCAGTGCGAGATGAAGATCGATTTCAAAAACAAACTGGCAGAACCGCCAGCACGCGCACGCGGCGCTATCGCCCGCACTTATTTCTATATGCGTGACCGCTACCAGCTGCGCCTTTCCCGTCAGCAAACACAGCTGATGGAAGTCTGGAATAAGCAATATCCGGTCAGCGCCTGGGAGTGCGAAAGGGATAACCGCATCGCGAAAATTCAGGGCAATCATAACCCCTGGGTACAGCGCGCTTGCCAGCGCTAA
- the ruvX gene encoding Holliday junction resolvase RuvX, whose product MSSMTLLAFDFGTKSIGVAVGQQLTGTARPLTALKAQDGIPNWEQIERLLQEWQPERVIVGLPLNMDGSEQPLTARARKFANRLHGRFGVQVVLHDERLSTVEARADLFARGGYKALTKGSVDSLSAVIILESWFENLPA is encoded by the coding sequence ATGAGCAGTATGACCCTTCTGGCGTTTGATTTCGGCACCAAAAGCATCGGCGTGGCGGTAGGTCAGCAGCTAACTGGCACCGCACGCCCGCTAACCGCGTTAAAAGCGCAGGATGGCATACCAAACTGGGAACAGATCGAGCGTCTGTTGCAGGAGTGGCAGCCAGAACGCGTAATCGTTGGCCTGCCGCTGAATATGGACGGCAGCGAACAACCGCTGACCGCCAGAGCGCGCAAGTTTGCCAACCGTCTTCATGGACGTTTTGGCGTACAGGTTGTGCTGCATGACGAGCGCCTCAGCACGGTTGAAGCGCGTGCCGATCTGTTTGCCCGCGGCGGCTATAAGGCGCTGACCAAAGGCAGCGTTGATTCACTTTCAGCGGTCATTATCCTGGAAAGCTGGTTTGAGAACCTGCCGGCATAG
- the gshB gene encoding glutathione synthase, with the protein MIKLGIVMDPITTINIKKDSSFAMLLEAQRRGYEIHYMEMNDLYLRGGVARARTRTLSVEQNYDKWFEFGSEQDIPLSDLHVILMRKDPPFDTEFIYATYMLERAEEQGVLIVNKPQSLRDCNEKLFTAWFAELTPDTLVTRDAKRIRDFWGQHGDIILKPLDGMGGSSIFRVKQDDPNVAVIIESLTNHGRFFCMAQNYLPAIKEGDKRVLVVDGEPVPYCLARIPQSGETRGNLAAGGRGEARPLSESDWEIARRVGPALKAKGLIFVGLDIIGDKLTEINVTSPTCIREIEAAFPVSITGMLMDAIEKRLA; encoded by the coding sequence ATGATTAAGCTTGGCATCGTCATGGATCCGATTACGACGATCAATATTAAAAAAGACTCCAGCTTTGCAATGCTGCTGGAAGCACAGCGCCGCGGTTATGAAATTCATTATATGGAGATGAACGATCTTTATCTGCGCGGCGGCGTTGCCAGAGCCCGTACCCGCACGTTGAGCGTTGAGCAGAACTACGATAAGTGGTTTGAGTTCGGCAGCGAGCAGGATATTCCGTTATCTGACCTGCACGTCATTCTGATGCGTAAAGATCCGCCTTTCGACACAGAATTTATCTACGCAACCTATATGCTGGAGCGTGCGGAAGAACAGGGCGTGCTGATCGTCAACAAACCGCAGAGCCTGCGCGACTGCAACGAGAAGCTTTTCACCGCCTGGTTCGCTGAGCTGACGCCTGATACGCTGGTTACCCGCGATGCGAAGCGCATCCGTGACTTCTGGGGGCAACATGGTGATATCATCCTGAAGCCGCTGGACGGTATGGGCGGTTCGTCAATCTTCCGCGTGAAGCAGGACGATCCAAACGTGGCGGTGATTATCGAATCGTTAACCAATCACGGTCGCTTCTTCTGCATGGCGCAAAACTATCTGCCCGCCATCAAAGAGGGCGATAAGCGCGTGTTGGTGGTGGATGGCGAACCGGTGCCCTACTGCCTGGCGCGTATTCCGCAATCGGGAGAGACGCGCGGTAACCTGGCAGCCGGTGGACGTGGCGAAGCGCGCCCGCTAAGCGAAAGCGATTGGGAAATTGCACGCCGCGTCGGGCCCGCGCTGAAAGCGAAAGGCCTGATTTTCGTCGGCCTGGATATTATTGGCGACAAGCTGACCGAAATTAACGTGACCAGCCCGACCTGCATTCGTGAAATCGAAGCCGCCTTCCCAGTCTCCATCACCGGTATGTTGATGGATGCGATCGAGAAGCGCCTGGCATGA
- the trmB gene encoding tRNA (guanosine(46)-N7)-methyltransferase TrmB, with the protein MINDVITPEFDENGRPLRRIRSFVRRQGRLTKGQQQALDTLWPVMGVEFQAEPVDLAALFGREAPVVLEIGFGMGASLVAMASANPQQNFLGIEVHAPGVGACLGAAQEAGVENLRVMCHDAVEVLEKMIPDNSLRMVQLFFPDPWHKARHNKRRIVQTPFAELVLRKLKLGGVFHMATDWQAYAEHMLEVMNGVASYKNQSATNDYVPRPETRPLTKFEQRGQRLGHGVWDLMFERIK; encoded by the coding sequence ATGATTAATGACGTCATCACACCGGAATTTGATGAAAACGGACGCCCTTTGCGTCGTATCCGCAGCTTTGTGCGCCGTCAGGGGCGTCTGACCAAAGGCCAGCAGCAGGCGCTTGATACCCTGTGGCCGGTGATGGGCGTAGAATTCCAGGCGGAGCCGGTGGATCTGGCGGCGTTATTCGGTCGGGAAGCGCCGGTGGTGCTGGAGATCGGCTTCGGTATGGGCGCGTCGCTGGTAGCGATGGCCAGCGCTAATCCTCAACAAAACTTTCTTGGAATCGAAGTGCATGCGCCAGGCGTTGGTGCCTGTCTGGGAGCGGCGCAGGAAGCGGGCGTCGAAAACCTGCGCGTAATGTGTCACGATGCGGTCGAGGTGCTGGAGAAGATGATCCCGGATAACTCGCTGCGCATGGTGCAGCTGTTTTTCCCCGATCCGTGGCACAAGGCGCGCCATAATAAACGCCGTATCGTGCAGACACCGTTTGCCGAGCTGGTATTGCGTAAGCTGAAACTGGGCGGCGTTTTCCATATGGCGACCGACTGGCAGGCCTACGCAGAGCATATGCTGGAAGTGATGAACGGTGTGGCGAGCTATAAAAACCAGTCGGCAACCAACGATTATGTGCCGCGTCCTGAAACGCGTCCATTAACCAAATTTGAGCAGCGCGGGCAGCGACTGGGCCACGGCGTATGGGATCTGATGTTTGAGAGGATTAAATAA
- a CDS encoding XTP/dITP diphosphatase has translation MQKVVLATGNAGKVRELADLLADFGLNIVAQTELGVSSAEETGLTFIENAILKARHAAQITGLPAIADDSGLAVDALGGAPGIYSARYAGEEASDSQNLDKLLAAMQAVPAGHRQAQFHCVLVYLRHAADPTPLVCHGSWAGEITQAPAGSGGFGYDPIFFVPELGKTAAELSKEEKRAISHRGQALKLLLEAMRNG, from the coding sequence ATGCAAAAAGTTGTCCTCGCCACCGGTAATGCTGGCAAAGTGCGTGAACTGGCCGATCTGCTGGCTGATTTTGGTCTCAATATCGTGGCGCAAACCGAGCTGGGCGTCTCTTCCGCCGAGGAGACCGGCTTGACCTTTATTGAGAACGCCATTCTGAAAGCGCGTCATGCTGCTCAGATTACCGGCCTGCCCGCTATCGCGGATGATTCCGGGCTGGCGGTAGATGCACTCGGCGGCGCGCCAGGCATCTATTCTGCCCGCTATGCCGGTGAAGAGGCCAGCGATAGTCAGAATCTGGACAAGCTGCTGGCAGCGATGCAGGCAGTGCCAGCGGGCCATCGCCAGGCGCAGTTCCACTGCGTGCTGGTTTATCTGCGTCACGCAGCCGATCCAACGCCGCTGGTATGCCACGGTAGCTGGGCGGGAGAAATCACCCAGGCACCCGCAGGCAGCGGCGGCTTCGGCTACGATCCCATCTTTTTTGTCCCGGAGCTGGGTAAAACCGCCGCAGAGTTAAGTAAGGAAGAGAAACGCGCCATTTCCCATCGCGGGCAGGCGCTGAAGCTGCTGCTGGAAGCGATGCGTAATGGCTAA
- a CDS encoding YggT family protein has translation MLTLTFLVTTLINLYVKVLLLRIWMQWARCDFYNPFSQFVVKITQPVLKPLRRVIPSIGPVDTASLLLAYVLSVLMFTLVFALQSRIFIFDPVFLYFGLVSLVKAAGVLVFWVVIVRSLMSWVSQGRNPVDYVLIQLTEPLMAPIRRFLPAMGGIDFSAMIVILILYMLNFLGMDFIPGWAQL, from the coding sequence ATGCTGACGTTGACTTTCCTGGTAACGACGCTGATTAATTTGTACGTAAAGGTGTTGTTACTGCGCATCTGGATGCAGTGGGCAAGATGCGATTTTTATAATCCCTTTTCGCAGTTTGTCGTGAAGATTACCCAGCCGGTACTGAAGCCGCTGCGACGTGTTATTCCCTCCATCGGCCCGGTAGATACCGCCTCGCTGCTGCTGGCTTACGTGCTGAGCGTACTGATGTTTACGCTGGTGTTCGCCTTGCAGAGCCGCATTTTTATTTTCGATCCGGTCTTCCTTTATTTCGGTCTGGTTTCGCTGGTGAAAGCGGCGGGCGTGCTGGTGTTCTGGGTGGTTATCGTACGCTCGCTGATGAGCTGGGTAAGCCAGGGACGTAACCCGGTAGATTACGTGCTGATTCAGCTGACCGAGCCGCTGATGGCACCGATTCGTCGTTTTCTGCCTGCAATGGGCGGCATCGATTTTTCGGCAATGATCGTGATTTTGATTCTCTATATGCTGAACTTCCTGGGTATGGACTTCATTCCCGGCTGGGCGCAGCTGTAA
- a CDS encoding type IV pilus twitching motility protein PilT: protein MDVEKIVALSVKHNAADLHLCSGHLPRWRCDGVLQPIPAQTLTETADLEALCHLWLDASQRSSLAADGHVDFAITTATGQRLRANLFRQRSGLSLALRTIASNCPTLEALRLPDSVAGLLAQQDGLILITGATGSGKSTTLAAMVDAINRQRAQHIITLEDPIEFIHASRESLIQQRQIGQHCSSFQQGLRAALREDPDVILLGELRDLETISLALTAAETGHLVLATLHTRGAAQAIDRLIDVFPAEQKNLVRSQLAGSLKAVIAQRLVAAKEGGRIGLYEVLMNTPAIANLIREGKTHQIGGLLQTGMQSGMQTFEQSLRQRQQQGLVAMPAGSQTSFPG from the coding sequence ATGGATGTGGAGAAAATCGTGGCCCTTAGTGTAAAGCATAATGCCGCCGATCTGCACCTTTGTAGCGGACATTTGCCGCGCTGGCGCTGCGATGGCGTATTGCAGCCGATTCCCGCCCAAACACTAACCGAAACGGCGGATCTGGAGGCGCTGTGCCATCTCTGGCTCGACGCCAGCCAACGCAGTAGCCTGGCTGCCGACGGGCACGTTGATTTCGCCATCACTACCGCTACTGGACAGCGGCTGCGTGCTAATCTGTTTCGCCAGCGCTCAGGCCTCTCGCTGGCGCTGCGTACCATTGCCAGCAACTGCCCGACGCTGGAAGCGCTACGGCTCCCCGATAGCGTTGCCGGGCTATTGGCACAGCAGGATGGCCTGATTCTGATTACCGGTGCCACCGGCAGCGGTAAATCCACCACGCTCGCCGCGATGGTTGATGCTATTAACCGGCAGCGCGCGCAGCATATCATCACGCTTGAAGATCCCATTGAGTTTATTCATGCCAGCCGTGAATCGTTGATTCAGCAACGGCAGATCGGGCAGCATTGCAGCAGCTTCCAGCAGGGATTACGTGCGGCGCTGCGCGAAGATCCTGATGTCATCTTACTGGGCGAGCTGCGCGATCTGGAGACCATCAGCCTGGCGTTAACGGCGGCTGAGACGGGCCATCTGGTGCTGGCAACGCTTCATACGCGCGGAGCCGCGCAGGCGATCGATCGATTAATTGATGTCTTTCCAGCCGAGCAGAAAAACCTGGTGCGCAGCCAGCTGGCAGGCAGCCTGAAAGCGGTGATTGCCCAGCGGCTGGTGGCGGCAAAAGAGGGTGGACGCATCGGGCTGTATGAGGTGCTGATGAATACGCCAGCCATCGCGAACCTTATTCGTGAAGGGAAAACGCATCAGATTGGCGGGCTGCTACAAACCGGTATGCAGTCCGGCATGCAAACTTTTGAGCAGAGCCTGCGGCAGAGGCAGCAGCAGGGGCTGGTTGCTATGCCGGCAGGTTCTCAAACCAGCTTTCCAGGATAA
- a CDS encoding DUF5675 family protein, producing the protein MILIHPGNEPKDTKGCLLPGTARLTDKVTNSVAMYNKIKQLMVRMASLTLKLPLLPATWTENYAKKSNIAIRSVVYYGVFK; encoded by the coding sequence ATGATACTTATCCACCCTGGAAATGAACCCAAAGATACAAAAGGTTGTCTCTTACCTGGAACAGCGCGGTTAACTGATAAGGTTACAAACAGCGTTGCTATGTATAACAAAATAAAACAGCTAATGGTACGAATGGCATCACTAACTTTAAAGTTACCATTACTTCCTGCTACGTGGACAGAAAATTATGCAAAAAAATCTAATATCGCTATTCGCTCTGTTGTGTACTACGGTGTTTTTAAGTAG
- a CDS encoding YggS family pyridoxal phosphate-dependent enzyme: MTSIQHNLQQVRQRIAAAAARCGRDPQEITLLAVSKTKPASAVAEALEAGQRAFGENYVQEGVDKMLALGDTLQPEWHFIGPLQSNKSRLVAEHFAWCHTIDRLRIATRLNDQRPAHLPPLNVLIQINISDENSKSGIMLEALPELAQAVAALPRLRLRGLMAIPAPEKEYQRQLAVCQRMADALDSLKKHYPSVDTLSLGMSDDMEAAIAAGSTMVRIGTAIFGARDYGHHPQQ; this comes from the coding sequence ATGACTTCTATTCAGCACAACTTACAGCAAGTTCGTCAGCGTATCGCGGCGGCGGCGGCACGTTGCGGGCGCGATCCACAAGAAATTACGCTGCTTGCCGTCAGTAAAACCAAACCTGCGAGCGCTGTCGCAGAAGCGTTAGAAGCGGGCCAGCGCGCCTTCGGCGAAAATTACGTCCAGGAAGGCGTGGATAAAATGCTGGCGCTGGGCGATACGTTACAGCCGGAATGGCACTTTATCGGCCCGCTGCAATCCAATAAGAGCCGTCTGGTAGCGGAACACTTTGCCTGGTGCCATACCATTGACCGGTTGCGCATCGCTACGCGCCTGAACGATCAGCGCCCGGCACATTTGCCGCCGCTAAACGTGCTGATCCAGATAAACATCAGTGACGAAAACAGTAAATCTGGCATTATGCTGGAGGCGCTGCCGGAGCTGGCACAGGCGGTAGCGGCGTTGCCTCGTCTGCGGCTGCGCGGACTGATGGCGATTCCGGCACCGGAAAAAGAGTATCAGCGCCAGCTGGCGGTCTGTCAGCGCATGGCAGACGCGCTGGACTCGCTGAAGAAGCATTATCCATCCGTCGATACGCTTTCTCTGGGAATGAGCGACGATATGGAAGCCGCCATTGCGGCAGGCAGTACCATGGTTCGTATCGGTACGGCGATTTTTGGCGCCCGCGATTATGGCCACCACCCACAACAATAA